From the Ctenopharyngodon idella isolate HZGC_01 chromosome 3, HZGC01, whole genome shotgun sequence genome, one window contains:
- the aspdh gene encoding aspartate dehydrogenase domain-containing protein isoform X1 — protein MWLLSDKQIRHSRNAVIHLLNLFSNSVDMDDRSLKVGIVGYGHLGQFLVEKIQREGPKVGLQLAFIWNRNPDKLKDLLPKKLILHDLSDFTHRVTDVIVEVCHPQIVKEFGVRFLSHAHFLVGSPSALSDPQLEQELRTAAKQHGKTLYVPSGALWGGQDIQKMNDSGTLRALSIRMSKHPSCFRLTGGLLSDWTEGEGRRVLYSGSVAELCPIAPNNVNTMAAAAIAASKLGFHGVTGEIVSDTALADYHIVEVEVIGPDGFSVKTVRQNPAKLGAVTGNATYNSFWSSLLVCKGHGGRVYLC, from the exons ATGTGGCTGTTGTCAGACAAACAGATTAGACATTCTAGAAATGCTGTTATTCATCTGCTGAATCTCTTTTCTAACTCTGTAGATATGGATGATAGATCCTTAAAGGTTGGAATTGTGGGATATGGACATTTAG GTCAGTTTCTTGTTGAGAAGATCCAAAGGGAAGGGCCTAAAGTGGGGCTGCAATTAGCATTCATTTGGAACCGAAATCCAGACAAACTAAAAGATTTATTGCCAAAAAAGCTCATTCTGCATGACCTCTCAGATTTCACACACAG agtaactgatGTAATAGTGGAGGTGTGTCATCCACAGATAGTTAAAGAGTTTGGTGTCAGATTTCTGTCACATGCTCATTTCCTG GTGGGCAGCCCTTCTGCCCTCTCTGACCCCCAGCTTGAGCAAGAACTCCGCACTGCTGCAAAACAACATGGGAAAACACTTTATGTGCCCAGTGGTGCATTATGGGGTGGCCAAGATATTCAAAAAATGAATGACAGCGGAACTTTGCGG GCTCTCTCCATCCGAATGTCTAAACATCCCTCTTGCTTTCGACTGACTGGTGGCCTGCTCTCTGATTGGACAGAGGGAGAGGGGAGGCGGGTCTTGTACAGCGGCTCAGTAGCAGAGCTCTGCCCCATCGCCCCCAACAATGTGAACACTATGGCAGCTGCGGCCATAGCTGCATCAAAGTTGGGCTTTCATGGGGTTACTGGAGAAATAGTTTCAGACACTGC ATTAGCAGACTATCATATTGTGGAGGTTGAGGTAATTGGTCCAGATGGGTTCTCAGTGAAAACTGTAAGACAGAACCCTGCCAAACTGGGAGCTGTAACCGGAAATGCCACATACAATTCCTTCTGGAGCAGCTTACTGG tctgcAAGGGTCATGGAGGGAGGGTATATCTGTGTTGA
- the aspdh gene encoding aspartate dehydrogenase domain-containing protein isoform X2 produces MDDRSLKVGIVGYGHLGQFLVEKIQREGPKVGLQLAFIWNRNPDKLKDLLPKKLILHDLSDFTHRVTDVIVEVCHPQIVKEFGVRFLSHAHFLVGSPSALSDPQLEQELRTAAKQHGKTLYVPSGALWGGQDIQKMNDSGTLRALSIRMSKHPSCFRLTGGLLSDWTEGEGRRVLYSGSVAELCPIAPNNVNTMAAAAIAASKLGFHGVTGEIVSDTALADYHIVEVEVIGPDGFSVKTVRQNPAKLGAVTGNATYNSFWSSLLVCKGHGGRVYLC; encoded by the exons ATGGATGATAGATCCTTAAAGGTTGGAATTGTGGGATATGGACATTTAG GTCAGTTTCTTGTTGAGAAGATCCAAAGGGAAGGGCCTAAAGTGGGGCTGCAATTAGCATTCATTTGGAACCGAAATCCAGACAAACTAAAAGATTTATTGCCAAAAAAGCTCATTCTGCATGACCTCTCAGATTTCACACACAG agtaactgatGTAATAGTGGAGGTGTGTCATCCACAGATAGTTAAAGAGTTTGGTGTCAGATTTCTGTCACATGCTCATTTCCTG GTGGGCAGCCCTTCTGCCCTCTCTGACCCCCAGCTTGAGCAAGAACTCCGCACTGCTGCAAAACAACATGGGAAAACACTTTATGTGCCCAGTGGTGCATTATGGGGTGGCCAAGATATTCAAAAAATGAATGACAGCGGAACTTTGCGG GCTCTCTCCATCCGAATGTCTAAACATCCCTCTTGCTTTCGACTGACTGGTGGCCTGCTCTCTGATTGGACAGAGGGAGAGGGGAGGCGGGTCTTGTACAGCGGCTCAGTAGCAGAGCTCTGCCCCATCGCCCCCAACAATGTGAACACTATGGCAGCTGCGGCCATAGCTGCATCAAAGTTGGGCTTTCATGGGGTTACTGGAGAAATAGTTTCAGACACTGC ATTAGCAGACTATCATATTGTGGAGGTTGAGGTAATTGGTCCAGATGGGTTCTCAGTGAAAACTGTAAGACAGAACCCTGCCAAACTGGGAGCTGTAACCGGAAATGCCACATACAATTCCTTCTGGAGCAGCTTACTGG tctgcAAGGGTCATGGAGGGAGGGTATATCTGTGTTGA
- the gys1 gene encoding glycogen [starch] synthase, muscle: MPLARSLSVTSLSGLEDWDEEFDREDAVLFEIAWEVANKVGGIYTVIQTKARLTCEEWGENYFLVGPYVESNVRTQVELIEPCNAALRRTIDKMNSSGCKVYFGRWLIEGSPYVILLDVGFTAWSLDRWKSELWEKCSIGVPWFDREANDAILFGFLTAWLLGEFAAQCDDPPHIVAHFHEWLAGLGLVLCRQRQLPVATIFTTHATLLGRYLCAGNVDFYNNLAEFNLDKEAGDRQIYHRYCLERAAARCAHVFTTVSQITAIEAEHLLKRKPDIVTPNGLNVKKFSAMHEFQNLHAQSKARIQEFVRGHFYGHLDFNLDKTVFLFIAGRYEFSNKGADIFLEALARLNYLLRVNHSEVTVIAFFIMPARTNNFNVETLKGQAVRKQLWDTAQTVKERFGKKLYESLLVGQLPDVSKMLDKEDFTIMKRAIFATQRQCLPPVCTHNMLEDSSDPILNCIRRIGLFNTSQDRVKVIFHPEFLSSTSPLLPMDYEEFVRGCHLGVFPSYYEPWGYTPAECTVMGIPSISTNLSGFGCFMEEHIADPSAYGIYILDRRYRGVDESCNQLTSFLFQFCQQSRRQRIIQRNRTERLSDLLDWRYLGRYYISARHMALAKAFPDIYIYEPQEPTSTTGFRYPRPASVPPSPAHSLHSSPHHSEAEDEEEPYDEDLEAEKDRVNIRQPITVPNRNKNHTVVGLPEKN; the protein is encoded by the exons ATGCCACTGGCGCGCAGTTTGTCGGTCACCTCCCTGTCTGGCCTGGAGGACTGGGACGAAGAGTTTGATCGGGAGGATGCAGTCCTGTTCGAGATCGCATGGGAGGTCGCTAATAAAG TTGGTGGCATTTACACAGTGATCCAGACCAAGGCGCGCCTGACCTGCGAGGAATGGGGTGAGAACTACTTTCTAGTGGGCCCGTATGTGGAGTCCAATGTCAGGACGCAAGTGGAGCTGATCGAACCCTGTAATGCAGCACTCAGAAGAACCATTGATAAAATGAACAGCAGTGGGTGCAAG GTATATTTTGGTCGATGGCTGATTGAAGGCTCTCCATATGTGATTCTGCTAGATGTGGGCTTCACGGCCTGGTCTCTGGACCGCTGGAAGAGTGAATTGTGGGAAAAATGCAGTATTGGTGTGCCCTGGTTCGACAGAGAGGCTAACGATGCTATTCTCTTTGGCTTCCTCACTGCATGGCTACTGGGAGAG TTTGCAGCTCAGTGTGACGACCCTCCTCACATCGTGGCACATTTTCACGAGTGGCTGGCAGGTTTGGGGCTTGTCTTATGCAGGCAGCGCCAGTTACCCGTAGCAACCATCTTCACCACACACGCCACTCTGCTCGGCCGATACCTGTGTGCCGGGAACGTCGATTTCTACAACAACCTCGCAGAG TTTAACTTGGATAAAGAGGCAGGTGACAGGCAGATCTATCACCGGTACTGTCTGGAGCGTGCAGCAGCCCGCTGTGCACACGTCTTCACCACCGTCTCTCAGATCACAGCCATTGAAGCCGAGCACTTACTAAAGCGGAAACCAG ATATTGTGACTCCAAATGGTCTGAATGTGAAGAAGTTCTCAGCCATGCATGAGTTCCAGAACCTCCACGCTCAGAGTAAAGCACGCATCCAGGAGTTTGTCAGAGGCCATTTCTATGG GCATTTAGATTTTAACCTTGACAAGACAGTGTTTCTTTTTATTGCTGGACGCTATGAATTCTCAAATAAAGGAGCTGACATCTTTCTTGAAGCATTGGCCAGGCTTAATTACCTACTGAGG GTGAATCACAGCGAGGTGACTGTAATAGCGTTCTTCATCATGCCTGCTCGTACCAACAACTTCAACGTGGAGACCCTCAAGGGCCAAGCCGTCCGGAAACAGCTCTG GGACACTGCACAGACTGTGAAGGAGCGCTTTGGGAAGAAACTCTATGAATCACTTTTAGT AGGGCAGTTGCCTGATGTGTCTAAGATGTTAGATAAAGAGGACTTCACCATAATGAAGCGTGCCATCTTTGCCACCCAACGGCAGTGTCTGCCCCCCGTCTGCACTCACAACATGCTGGAGGACAGCAGTGACCCCATCCTCAACTGCATCCGTCGCATTGGCCTCTTCAACACCTCTCAGGACCGAGTCAAG GTGATCTTCCATCCAGAGTTTCTCTCCTCAACTTCTCCTCTCCTGCCGATGGACTATGAGGAGTTTGTGAGAGGCTGCCATCTTGGAGTATTTCCATCTTACTATGAGCCCTGGGGATACACACCAG CTGAGTGTACAGTCATGGGTATCCCATCCATCTCCACTAACCTGTCTGGGTTTGGCTGTTTCATGGAGGAGCACATTGCCGACCCCTCAGCTTATG GTATCTATATTCTGGATCGGCGGTATCGTGGGGTGGACGAGTCCTGTAATCAGCTGACATCTTTCCTGTTTCAGTTCTGTCAGCAGAGTCGCAGGCAGAGGATTATTCAAAGGAACCGAACCGAGCGCCTCAGTGACCTGCTAGACTGGAGATATCTGGGCAGG tATTACATTTCTGCCCGCCATATGGCTTTGGCGAAAGCTTTCCCGGACATATACATCTATGAGCCTCAAGAACCCACTTCA ACCACAGGCTTCCGTTACCCGCGGCCCGCCTCGGTGCCCCCATCTCCCGCCCACTCGCTTCACTCGTCTCCTCATCACAGTGAGGCTGAGGATGAGGAGGAACCATATGACGAAGATCTGGAAGCAGAGAAAGACCGGGTCAACATCCGCCAACCGATAACTGTACCGAACCGGAACAAGAATCATACAGTAGTTGGTCTTCCTGAAAAAAACTAA